From the genome of Streptomyces sp. NBC_01317, one region includes:
- a CDS encoding DUF397 domain-containing protein, with product MDPIYNGMPAADLGAEGWHKPWSGGNGGNCIEAMKLADGRVAVRQSADPDGPALIYTTGEIAAFIQGAKSGQADFLLT from the coding sequence ATGGATCCCATATACAACGGCATGCCGGCCGCCGACCTCGGCGCCGAAGGCTGGCACAAGCCGTGGAGCGGCGGCAACGGCGGCAACTGCATCGAGGCCATGAAGCTGGCCGACGGCAGGGTCGCGGTGCGCCAGTCCGCCGACCCTGACGGCCCCGCACTGATCTACACCACCGGAGAGATCGCCGCTTTCATCCAGGGCGCCAAGTCGGGCCAGGCGGACTTCCTGCTCACCTGA
- a CDS encoding cupin domain-containing protein has protein sequence MTTEPLALSTALDSFDALWSPRIVTRVNDYDVRVAKVAGEHVWHVHENTDEFFQVLDGELLIALREDGAERTVALARGSVFVVPRGTWHKPSSERGASILLFEPTGTLSVGDQHEEVPDQVDVTVGHAL, from the coding sequence ATGACTACCGAACCGCTCGCACTGAGCACCGCCCTCGACTCCTTCGACGCCCTCTGGAGCCCCCGCATCGTCACGCGCGTCAACGACTACGACGTGCGTGTCGCGAAGGTCGCGGGCGAGCACGTGTGGCACGTCCACGAGAACACCGACGAGTTCTTCCAGGTCCTCGACGGTGAGCTGCTCATCGCCCTGCGCGAGGACGGCGCCGAGCGGACCGTCGCCCTCGCCCGTGGATCGGTGTTCGTCGTCCCGCGCGGCACCTGGCACAAGCCGTCCTCGGAGCGGGGCGCGTCGATCCTGCTGTTCGAGCCGACCGGCACGCTGTCGGTGGGCGATCAGCACGAGGAGGTCCCGGACCAGGTGGACGTGACGGTGGGGCACGCCCTCTGA
- a CDS encoding SAM-dependent methyltransferase, translating to MTGHDAIDTTRPHPARVYDWLLGGKDNYPVDEQMAQQLLALDARAPEMARVNRAFMHRATRWLGMTGGVRQYLDIGTGIPTAPNLHQIAQEVAPDSRIVYTDNDPIVLRHAEALLRSTPEGVTEYVQADAREPSAIIEAAGKSLDLSRPVALSLIALLHFISDEDGAHDLVRALLAPLAPGSYLVLSHVTGDFAPETSDRARELYKERGLTLVPRTRDEFAAFFDGLELVGPGVSLATDWRPELGEVVPLSGDGPIPGYAGVARKP from the coding sequence ATGACCGGGCACGACGCCATCGACACCACCAGGCCCCACCCGGCCCGGGTGTACGACTGGCTTCTCGGCGGCAAGGACAACTATCCGGTCGACGAGCAGATGGCGCAGCAACTGCTCGCCCTGGACGCCAGAGCGCCGGAGATGGCCCGCGTCAACCGGGCCTTCATGCACCGCGCCACACGCTGGCTCGGCATGACGGGCGGGGTGCGGCAGTATCTCGACATCGGTACGGGCATCCCGACCGCGCCCAATCTCCACCAGATCGCCCAGGAGGTCGCCCCCGACTCCCGGATCGTCTACACGGACAACGACCCGATCGTCCTCCGGCACGCGGAAGCCCTGCTCCGCAGCACCCCGGAGGGCGTGACGGAGTATGTCCAGGCCGACGCGCGGGAGCCCAGTGCCATCATCGAGGCGGCCGGCAAGAGCCTTGACCTGAGCAGGCCGGTGGCGCTCTCGCTGATCGCACTGCTCCACTTCATCTCGGACGAGGACGGGGCGCACGATCTGGTGCGCGCCCTCCTCGCCCCTCTCGCACCCGGCAGTTACCTGGTCCTGTCCCATGTCACCGGCGACTTCGCGCCGGAGACGTCGGACCGGGCGCGCGAGCTGTACAAGGAGCGGGGCCTCACGCTGGTCCCGCGCACGCGTGACGAGTTCGCGGCCTTCTTCGACGGGCTCGAACTGGTCGGGCCGGGTGTTTCCCTTGCCACGGACTGGCGTCCCGAGCTGGGTGAGGTCGTCCCTCTCTCCGGCGACGGGCCCATCCCCGGATACGCGGGCGTGGCACGCAAACCGTAA
- a CDS encoding sugar kinase, protein MCVGETMAALAPEPVARLDGADLLRLDIAGAESNVAIYLADHGVPARWVSAVGDDPFGRRVRRRVAAFGVDVSGVRTDPVRPTGLLVKDPGADGTRVHYYRRGSAASALGPEVLRSTALRGAGLVHLSGITPALSASCLALVDAALAPDRPYPVSFDVNHRPALWNDRSAPETLLALADRADLVLVGLDEAQALWGPGITDAAAVRALLPGPYTLVVKDGSREATAFLGPVPYTVPALKVEVVEPVGAGDAFAAGFLAGLRHSGDPVRALRLGHLTAASALQVSSDHGPLPSAARTRHLLGADDGVWATATP, encoded by the coding sequence GTGTGTGTCGGGGAGACCATGGCCGCCCTGGCGCCCGAGCCGGTCGCTCGGCTCGACGGTGCCGACCTTCTGCGTCTCGACATCGCGGGTGCCGAGTCGAACGTGGCCATCTACCTGGCCGACCACGGCGTGCCCGCCCGCTGGGTGTCGGCCGTCGGTGACGATCCCTTCGGGCGGCGCGTACGGCGGCGGGTCGCGGCCTTCGGGGTGGACGTCTCCGGGGTGCGGACCGACCCGGTGCGTCCGACGGGTCTTCTGGTCAAGGACCCCGGAGCGGACGGGACCCGCGTCCACTACTACCGGCGCGGCTCCGCCGCCTCCGCGCTCGGCCCCGAGGTGCTGCGTTCAACGGCCCTCCGAGGAGCGGGACTTGTCCATCTCAGCGGCATCACCCCCGCCCTGTCCGCCAGTTGCCTCGCCCTGGTGGACGCGGCGCTCGCGCCGGACCGGCCGTACCCCGTCAGCTTCGACGTCAACCACCGCCCCGCGCTCTGGAACGACCGGTCCGCGCCGGAGACCCTGCTCGCGCTCGCCGACCGCGCCGACCTCGTCCTCGTCGGTCTGGACGAGGCGCAGGCACTGTGGGGTCCCGGCATCACGGACGCGGCGGCCGTACGCGCGCTGCTGCCGGGCCCGTACACCCTGGTGGTCAAGGACGGTTCCCGCGAGGCCACGGCCTTCCTCGGCCCCGTGCCGTACACCGTGCCGGCCCTGAAGGTCGAGGTCGTCGAACCGGTCGGCGCCGGAGACGCCTTCGCGGCGGGCTTCCTGGCGGGGCTGCGGCACTCGGGCGATCCGGTACGGGCCCTGCGCCTGGGCCACCTCACCGCGGCGTCCGCGCTCCAGGTCTCCTCGGACCACGGGCCCCTGCCGTCCGCGGCCCGGACGCGCCACCTGCTGGGGGCGGACGACGGGGTGTGGGCGACGGCGACGCCGTAG
- a CDS encoding GntR family transcriptional regulator, whose translation MVFTPVPIPSRTQFVLEAVRHHILTGGLPPGQPLVEADLAARFGVSKTPVREALKTLAGSGLVVMSQYKGVTVRTVDAAMAREVYDVRLLLEPEALRRSVVAAAPFDAAADALVRAGAAADAAERSLANRDFHRALHVSCGNPLLVRMLDEVSDQAALVATVAWSADATWEREAAEHRDILRLARAGDADGAARALHGHIDRFVRGAFPAGAGDVASWSEGEA comes from the coding sequence ATGGTCTTCACGCCGGTCCCGATCCCCTCCCGTACGCAGTTTGTGCTGGAGGCCGTCAGACACCACATCCTGACCGGCGGGCTGCCACCGGGGCAGCCGCTCGTGGAGGCGGACCTGGCCGCGCGGTTCGGCGTCTCCAAGACCCCCGTCCGCGAGGCGCTGAAGACGCTCGCGGGCAGCGGCCTGGTGGTGATGAGCCAGTACAAGGGCGTCACTGTCCGTACGGTCGACGCGGCGATGGCGCGTGAGGTGTACGACGTACGGCTGCTGCTGGAGCCGGAGGCGCTGCGGCGCTCCGTCGTCGCGGCGGCTCCGTTCGACGCGGCGGCGGACGCGCTGGTACGGGCGGGGGCCGCCGCCGACGCGGCCGAACGGTCCCTCGCCAACCGGGACTTCCACCGCGCGCTGCACGTCTCGTGCGGCAATCCGCTGCTGGTACGGATGCTGGACGAGGTCAGCGACCAGGCCGCGCTGGTGGCCACGGTCGCCTGGTCCGCCGACGCCACGTGGGAGCGCGAGGCGGCCGAGCACCGCGACATCCTGCGCCTGGCGCGCGCGGGCGACGCGGACGGCGCGGCGCGGGCGCTCCACGGCCACATCGACCGCTTCGTCCGGGGAGCCTTCCCGGCCGGGGCGGGGGATGTGGCCTCGTGGTCGGAGGGGGAAGCGTGA
- a CDS encoding SMP-30/gluconolactonase/LRE family protein, with the protein MSAGASSTPAYAPVPCWSDRLELGEGIRWVDGRIVLTDILTGRLLAAPPGDPDRTGPLDVLAHLPVPLGAVAPVEGRPGGWIAAAGTGVCLLEADGTTRWQGRPEDGVSPAARMNDGVADPHGRFWAGSMAYDAVDGAGSLYRLDRDGTLTRVLTGITVPNGPAFSADGTLLFLADSARGVISTYPVDPATGDLGEPSVFTTLDAGSPDGLAVDREGGLWTAVWGRGAIHHYLPDGRLDHVVPVPAAQPAGVCLGGNDGRTLYITSARTGLAHPGPLDGAVFAARVEVPGLPTAYYRPASA; encoded by the coding sequence ATGAGCGCGGGCGCGAGCAGCACTCCGGCGTACGCCCCCGTCCCCTGCTGGTCCGACCGCCTCGAACTGGGCGAGGGGATCCGCTGGGTCGACGGGCGGATCGTCCTGACCGACATCCTGACCGGCCGGCTGCTGGCCGCCCCGCCCGGCGACCCCGACCGCACGGGCCCGCTGGACGTCCTGGCCCACCTGCCGGTACCGCTCGGCGCGGTCGCCCCCGTCGAGGGCCGCCCCGGCGGCTGGATCGCGGCGGCCGGCACCGGCGTGTGCCTGCTCGAAGCGGACGGGACGACCCGGTGGCAAGGCAGGCCGGAGGACGGCGTGTCCCCGGCGGCCCGGATGAACGACGGGGTCGCCGATCCGCACGGCCGGTTCTGGGCGGGCAGCATGGCGTACGACGCCGTGGACGGCGCGGGCTCGCTGTACCGCCTCGACCGCGACGGCACGCTCACCCGGGTCCTGACGGGCATCACCGTCCCGAACGGCCCCGCGTTCTCCGCCGACGGGACGCTCCTCTTCCTCGCGGACAGCGCGCGCGGCGTCATCAGCACGTACCCCGTCGACCCGGCCACCGGCGACCTGGGCGAGCCGTCCGTCTTCACGACACTGGACGCGGGCAGCCCCGACGGCCTGGCGGTCGACCGGGAGGGCGGCCTGTGGACCGCGGTCTGGGGCCGGGGCGCGATCCACCACTACCTCCCCGACGGCAGGCTCGACCACGTGGTCCCCGTGCCCGCCGCCCAACCCGCCGGGGTCTGCCTGGGCGGCAACGACGGCCGCACGCTGTACATCACCAGCGCCCGAACGGGCCTCGCCCACCCGGGCCCCCTGGACGGCGCGGTGTTCGCCGCACGGGTCGAAGTCCCGGGACTGCCGACGGCGTACTACCGCCCGGCGAGCGCCTGA
- a CDS encoding helix-turn-helix domain-containing protein, translating into MAQDFSHRVVMIVAEGSNPFEMGVATELFGLARPELDTSWYDFELCAESPSVTMHSGFFQLSGVSGLEAVDRADTVIVPNRPDPGNDPSPAVLDAVRRAAARGARLASFCTGSFVLAAAGVLDGRRATTHWRWADLFAERFPAVRLDPDVLFVDEGDVVTAAGSAAALDACLQLIRNDHGARTAVAVSRRLVFALHRDGGQQQFVEQPLPEVPDTSLSPLLTWAATRLAAPLTTADLAARATISQATLHRRFRTQLGTTPLAWLTTQRVALACRLMEEGEVRLDRVARLSGLGTAANLRSQLKRRTGLPPTAYRHRFAPT; encoded by the coding sequence ATGGCGCAAGATTTCTCGCATCGGGTGGTCATGATCGTCGCGGAGGGCTCGAACCCCTTCGAGATGGGCGTGGCGACGGAGCTGTTCGGCCTGGCCCGGCCGGAGCTGGACACGTCCTGGTACGACTTCGAGCTGTGCGCGGAGAGCCCGTCGGTCACGATGCACTCGGGGTTCTTCCAGCTGTCCGGGGTGTCCGGGCTCGAAGCGGTCGACCGGGCGGACACCGTGATCGTCCCGAACCGCCCGGATCCCGGGAACGACCCCTCGCCTGCGGTCCTGGACGCGGTACGCCGGGCCGCGGCGCGCGGCGCCCGCCTGGCGAGCTTCTGCACGGGCTCTTTCGTCCTGGCGGCGGCGGGGGTGCTGGACGGGCGGCGGGCGACGACCCACTGGCGCTGGGCGGACCTGTTCGCGGAGCGGTTCCCCGCCGTACGGCTCGATCCGGACGTCCTCTTCGTCGACGAGGGGGACGTCGTCACGGCGGCGGGCAGCGCGGCCGCGCTCGACGCGTGCCTCCAGTTGATCAGGAACGACCACGGGGCGCGGACGGCCGTCGCGGTGAGCCGCCGGCTGGTCTTCGCGCTGCACCGCGACGGGGGCCAGCAGCAGTTCGTGGAACAGCCACTCCCCGAGGTCCCCGACACCTCCCTCTCCCCCCTGCTGACCTGGGCGGCGACCCGCCTGGCGGCCCCGCTCACCACGGCGGACCTGGCAGCCCGCGCGACGATCAGCCAGGCCACCCTGCACCGCCGCTTCCGCACCCAGCTGGGCACGACCCCGCTCGCCTGGCTCACCACCCAGCGGGTGGCGCTGGCCTGCCGCCTGATGGAGGAGGGAGAGGTGCGCCTGGACCGGGTGGCCCGCCTGAGCGGCCTGGGCACGGCGGCGAACCTGAGATCCCAACTGAAGCGCCGTACGGGCCTGCCCCCTACGGCGTACCGCCACCGCTTCGCGCCCACGTGA
- a CDS encoding helix-turn-helix domain-containing protein — protein sequence MSEPRSAPTVGQVVLGRRLQDLRERSGLKREEAAKLLRVAPATIRRMETAEVTLKIPYVQVLLKAYGINDAEAEAFVELTEEANKPGWWQRFHDILPDWFSMYVSLEGAAALLRTYEPHFVPGLLQTEDYARSVMRAGAVGQARPEDIERHVALRMERQSLLTRPDAPRFWVIMDETVLRRPVGDSPEIMREQIDRLLDTSALPNVTLQIAEFSSGHHPGTYGPFVIFRFAVPELPDMVYSEYLTGAVYLDARPEVATHLEVMDRMAAQAATAPRTKEILRDVRKEL from the coding sequence GTGAGTGAACCGCGGTCAGCCCCGACCGTGGGTCAGGTCGTCCTCGGCAGACGTCTCCAGGACCTGCGCGAGCGTTCCGGGCTCAAACGCGAGGAAGCCGCCAAGCTTCTGCGCGTCGCCCCGGCGACGATTCGCAGGATGGAGACCGCCGAGGTCACTCTCAAGATTCCCTACGTACAGGTACTGCTCAAGGCTTACGGAATCAACGACGCGGAGGCCGAGGCCTTCGTCGAGCTCACGGAGGAGGCGAACAAGCCCGGCTGGTGGCAGCGGTTCCACGACATCCTGCCGGACTGGTTCAGCATGTACGTCAGCCTGGAGGGCGCCGCTGCCCTCCTGAGGACGTACGAGCCGCATTTTGTCCCCGGACTGCTCCAGACCGAGGACTACGCACGATCCGTCATGCGGGCCGGCGCCGTGGGGCAGGCCAGGCCCGAGGACATCGAGCGCCACGTCGCGCTCCGTATGGAACGCCAGTCGCTGCTCACCCGTCCCGACGCGCCCAGATTCTGGGTCATCATGGACGAGACGGTGCTGCGGCGCCCGGTGGGCGACAGTCCGGAGATCATGCGGGAGCAGATCGACCGGCTGCTCGACACGTCCGCCCTGCCCAACGTGACCCTCCAGATCGCGGAGTTCTCGAGCGGACACCATCCCGGTACGTACGGGCCGTTCGTGATCTTCCGCTTCGCCGTACCGGAGCTGCCCGACATGGTCTACAGCGAGTACCTGACCGGCGCCGTCTACCTCGACGCGCGACCCGAGGTGGCCACTCACCTGGAGGTCATGGACCGGATGGCGGCCCAGGCCGCCACTGCACCACGCACGAAGGAGATCCTCCGGGATGTCCGCAAGGAGCTGTGA
- the araD gene encoding L-arabinonate dehydratase has product MKAPHELRSHQWYGTDGLRSFSHRARTRQLGYLPEEHLGKPVVAILNTWSDINPCHVHLRERAQAVKRGVWQAGGFPLEFPVSTLSETFQKPTPMLYRNLLALETEELLRSYPVDGAVLMGGCDKTTPALLMGAASVDLPAVFVPAGPMLPGHWRDQVLGSGTDMWKYWDDRRAGLIGDRELDELESGLARSPGHCMTMGTASTLTAAAEALGVTVPGASSVPAVDSGHERMAAASGRLIVDLVGRDLTLSRVLTREAYEDAVTTVLALGGSTNAVIHLIAMAGRSGVRLTLDDFDRIARTVPVLADLRPGGRYLMEDFHFAGGLPAFLGQVTDLLHLDRPTVAHPTLRAQLAGAVVHNPEVIRPRDRPLADEGGVAVLRGNLCPDGAVIKHIAADPALLRHTGPAVVFDDYRTMQRTIDDPALGITAGHVLVLRGAGPKGGPGMPEYGMLPIPDHLLKQGVRDMVWISDARMSGTSYGACVLHIAPESYVGGPLALVRTGDLITLDVAARSLRLEVSDEELARRRAEWVAPPPRYGRGYGALYTEHITQADTGCDFDFLSREGAVPEPYAG; this is encoded by the coding sequence GTGAAGGCCCCGCACGAACTGCGCAGCCATCAGTGGTACGGGACGGACGGGCTGCGGTCGTTCAGCCACCGCGCCCGCACCCGCCAGCTCGGCTACCTTCCCGAGGAGCACCTCGGCAAGCCGGTCGTCGCGATCCTCAACACCTGGAGCGACATCAACCCCTGCCATGTCCACCTTCGCGAGCGCGCGCAGGCGGTGAAGCGGGGGGTGTGGCAGGCGGGTGGCTTCCCGCTGGAGTTCCCCGTCTCCACCCTGTCGGAGACGTTCCAGAAGCCGACCCCCATGCTCTATCGCAACCTTCTCGCCCTGGAGACCGAGGAGTTGCTGCGCTCGTACCCCGTGGACGGCGCGGTCCTGATGGGCGGCTGCGACAAGACCACACCCGCCCTGCTGATGGGCGCGGCCAGTGTGGATCTGCCGGCCGTGTTCGTGCCCGCCGGGCCGATGCTGCCGGGCCACTGGCGCGACCAGGTGCTGGGCTCCGGGACGGACATGTGGAAGTACTGGGACGACCGGCGGGCCGGTCTGATCGGGGACCGTGAACTGGACGAGCTGGAAAGCGGCTTGGCGCGCTCCCCCGGCCACTGCATGACGATGGGCACCGCCTCCACCCTGACGGCGGCGGCCGAGGCGCTGGGCGTGACCGTGCCCGGCGCGTCGTCCGTACCGGCCGTGGACTCCGGCCACGAGCGGATGGCCGCCGCGTCGGGCCGGCTGATCGTGGACCTCGTGGGGCGGGACCTCACGCTGTCGCGGGTGCTGACGCGGGAGGCGTACGAGGATGCCGTCACCACCGTGCTGGCGCTGGGTGGTTCGACCAACGCCGTCATCCATCTGATCGCCATGGCGGGGCGCAGCGGGGTACGGCTCACGCTGGACGACTTCGACCGGATCGCCCGTACGGTCCCCGTGCTGGCCGATCTGCGGCCCGGCGGGCGGTACTTGATGGAGGACTTCCACTTCGCGGGCGGACTCCCCGCCTTCCTGGGGCAGGTGACGGATCTGCTGCATCTGGACCGGCCGACGGTGGCACACCCCACCCTGCGGGCCCAGTTGGCGGGCGCGGTGGTCCACAACCCGGAGGTGATCCGCCCGCGCGACCGTCCCCTCGCGGACGAGGGCGGGGTGGCGGTCCTGCGCGGCAACCTCTGCCCCGACGGTGCGGTGATCAAGCACATCGCCGCCGATCCGGCGCTGCTCCGCCACACCGGTCCGGCCGTGGTCTTCGACGACTACCGCACGATGCAGCGCACCATCGACGATCCCGCGCTCGGCATCACGGCCGGGCATGTGCTCGTGCTGCGCGGCGCGGGCCCCAAGGGCGGCCCCGGGATGCCCGAGTACGGCATGCTGCCGATCCCGGACCATCTCCTCAAGCAGGGGGTGCGGGACATGGTATGGATCTCCGACGCCCGCATGAGCGGCACGAGTTACGGCGCGTGTGTGCTGCACATCGCGCCCGAGTCGTACGTCGGGGGCCCGCTCGCCCTCGTCCGTACCGGCGACCTGATCACACTCGACGTGGCGGCCCGCTCACTGCGGCTGGAGGTGTCCGACGAGGAGCTGGCGCGGCGGCGCGCGGAGTGGGTCGCACCACCGCCGCGATACGGCCGGGGGTACGGGGCGCTCTACACCGAGCACATCACGCAGGCCGACACGGGCTGCGACTTCGACTTCCTGTCCCGGGAGGGGGCGGTGCCGGAGCCCTACGCGGGGTGA
- a CDS encoding dihydrodipicolinate synthase family protein, with translation MDFSRVRAALADVVAIPVTPFAADGRLDTGAYHALLRRLLDAGVRTVTPNGNTGEFYALSPEERLLVVELTVAEVGDRAEVVVGVGLDLASAVAAARHAGDAGASMVMVHQPVHPYVSQDGWVAYQRTVADAVPGLGVVPYIRDPRITAGALARLGALCPNVVGVKYAVPDATRFSSFAQDAGRDATGGTGGTGPDRFVWVAGLAELYAPAYWAGGATGFTSGLVNVAPDLSLALLAALRAGDAGAAREVCERIRPFEELRAARHSADNVSVVKEALAVLGLCRRDVRPPSSSLPAGTRAEVAALVRAWGV, from the coding sequence GTGGACTTCTCCCGCGTCCGGGCCGCGCTCGCCGACGTCGTGGCCATCCCCGTGACCCCCTTCGCCGCCGACGGACGCCTCGACACCGGCGCGTACCACGCGCTGCTGCGCCGGCTGCTGGACGCGGGGGTACGGACCGTCACGCCGAACGGGAACACCGGCGAGTTCTACGCCCTCTCCCCCGAAGAGCGCCTGCTGGTGGTGGAGTTGACCGTGGCGGAGGTCGGTGACCGTGCCGAGGTGGTCGTCGGGGTGGGCCTCGACCTGGCCTCGGCGGTGGCCGCCGCCCGGCACGCCGGGGACGCCGGGGCGTCGATGGTCATGGTCCATCAGCCCGTTCATCCGTACGTCTCGCAGGACGGATGGGTCGCGTACCAGCGGACCGTCGCCGATGCCGTCCCCGGGCTCGGGGTTGTCCCGTACATCCGCGATCCGCGGATCACGGCCGGGGCGCTGGCCCGGCTCGGGGCGCTGTGTCCCAACGTCGTGGGGGTGAAGTACGCGGTCCCCGACGCGACCCGCTTCTCCTCCTTCGCCCAGGACGCCGGCCGGGACGCCACCGGCGGGACCGGCGGCACCGGCCCCGACCGCTTCGTATGGGTCGCCGGGCTCGCCGAGCTGTACGCCCCCGCCTACTGGGCCGGCGGCGCCACCGGCTTCACCTCCGGTCTGGTCAACGTGGCGCCGGACCTGTCCCTCGCCCTGCTCGCCGCCCTGCGCGCCGGTGACGCCGGGGCCGCGCGGGAGGTCTGCGAGCGGATCCGCCCGTTCGAGGAGCTGCGCGCCGCCCGGCACTCCGCCGACAACGTGTCCGTCGTCAAGGAGGCCCTCGCCGTGCTCGGTCTCTGCCGCCGTGACGTACGGCCACCGAGCAGTTCCCTGCCCGCCGGGACCCGCGCGGAGGTCGCGGCGCTCGTGAGGGCGTGGGGCGTGTGA
- a CDS encoding 6-phospho-beta-glucosidase, with amino-acid sequence MRLTILGGGGFRVPLVYGALLRDRAEGRVDRVTLYDVDAARLGAVARVLAEQADGVADAPEVTVTTDLDDALRGTDFVFSAIRVGGLEGRAADERVALAEGVLGQETVGAGGIAYGLRTVPVAVDIARRVAALAPDAWVINFTNPAGLVTEAMSRVLGDRVIGICDSPVGLGRRVARVLGVDPDRAWFDYVGLNHLGWLRGLWAGGRDHLPRLLADPELLGSFEEGKLFGPDWLRSIGAIPNEYLHYYYFNREAVRAYQGAERTRGAYLRDQQAGFYAELADHGGTGGAVGGDGSALGAWHRTLADREATYMAANRDAAGVGERDDEDLGSGGYEQVALALMRAVARNESATLILNVRNRTTLSVLDADAVIEVPCLVDANGAHPVSVDPLPYHAVGLVTSVKAVERAVLAAAESGSREDAVRAFALHPLVDSVAVARRLLDAYTDVHPGLAYLRG; translated from the coding sequence ATGAGGCTGACGATTCTGGGCGGGGGCGGTTTCCGGGTGCCGCTGGTGTACGGGGCGCTGCTCCGCGACCGCGCGGAGGGCCGGGTCGACCGCGTCACGCTGTACGACGTGGACGCGGCCCGGCTCGGGGCCGTCGCGCGGGTGCTGGCCGAGCAGGCCGACGGGGTGGCGGACGCGCCGGAGGTCACCGTCACCACCGACCTGGACGACGCCCTGCGCGGCACGGACTTCGTGTTCTCCGCGATCCGGGTGGGCGGTCTGGAGGGGCGCGCGGCCGACGAGCGGGTGGCGCTGGCGGAGGGGGTGCTCGGGCAGGAGACGGTCGGGGCGGGCGGGATCGCGTACGGGCTGCGGACCGTTCCGGTCGCGGTGGACATCGCGCGGCGGGTGGCGGCGCTGGCCCCGGACGCCTGGGTCATCAACTTCACCAATCCGGCCGGGCTGGTGACGGAGGCGATGTCCCGGGTGCTCGGTGACCGGGTCATCGGTATCTGCGACTCCCCCGTCGGCCTGGGCCGGCGGGTCGCCCGGGTGCTCGGGGTGGACCCGGACCGGGCGTGGTTCGACTACGTGGGGCTGAACCATCTGGGCTGGCTGCGCGGGCTGTGGGCGGGGGGCCGCGACCACCTGCCCCGGCTGCTCGCCGATCCGGAGCTGCTGGGCTCCTTCGAGGAGGGCAAGCTCTTCGGTCCCGACTGGCTGCGGTCGATCGGTGCGATCCCGAACGAGTATCTGCACTACTACTACTTCAACCGCGAGGCCGTACGCGCCTATCAGGGCGCCGAGCGGACACGCGGCGCGTATCTGCGGGACCAGCAGGCCGGGTTCTACGCGGAGTTGGCGGACCACGGCGGCACCGGCGGCGCTGTCGGCGGTGACGGGTCGGCACTCGGCGCGTGGCACCGTACCCTCGCCGACCGTGAGGCGACGTACATGGCGGCCAACCGTGACGCCGCCGGGGTCGGTGAACGGGACGACGAGGACCTGGGGTCGGGCGGGTACGAACAGGTCGCGCTCGCCCTGATGCGGGCCGTGGCGCGGAACGAGAGCGCGACCCTGATCCTCAACGTCCGCAACCGCACCACTCTGTCGGTGCTGGACGCGGACGCCGTCATCGAAGTGCCCTGCCTGGTCGACGCGAACGGCGCGCATCCGGTGTCGGTCGATCCGCTGCCGTACCACGCGGTGGGTCTGGTGACGTCGGTCAAGGCGGTGGAACGGGCGGTGCTGGCGGCGGCGGAGAGCGGATCACGCGAGGACGCGGTACGCGCGTTCGCGCTGCATCCGCTGGTCGACTCGGTCGCCGTGGCCCGGCGGCTGCTCGACGCCTACACGGACGTCCATCCCGGGCTGGCGTACCTGCGGGGCTGA
- a CDS encoding YchJ family protein, whose amino-acid sequence MARRPHRQARPARTTPAPSPVSPSTASPCPCGRPASYGECCGRYHVGPATAPTAEALMRSRYSAFVVLDASYLLRTWDPATRPDGLELDPTTRWTGLDILETTDGTPFHTTGTVTFRASYTQQGHPGALHERSRFTRHDGAWVYADGAYLD is encoded by the coding sequence ATGGCCCGACGCCCCCACCGCCAGGCGCGCCCCGCGCGCACCACGCCCGCCCCCTCCCCGGTCTCGCCCTCGACCGCCTCGCCCTGTCCCTGCGGCCGGCCCGCGTCGTACGGAGAGTGCTGTGGCCGCTACCACGTCGGTCCCGCCACCGCACCAACGGCCGAGGCGCTGATGCGGTCCCGCTACAGCGCGTTTGTCGTGCTGGACGCGTCGTACCTGCTCAGGACCTGGGATCCGGCCACCCGCCCCGACGGCCTCGAACTGGACCCCACCACCCGCTGGACCGGACTGGACATCCTGGAGACCACGGACGGCACCCCGTTCCACACCACGGGCACGGTCACCTTCCGCGCCTCGTACACCCAGCAGGGCCATCCGGGCGCCCTGCACGAACGCAGCCGCTTCACCCGCCACGACGGCGCCTGGGTGTACGCGGACGGCGCGTACCTGGACTAG